The Amblyraja radiata isolate CabotCenter1 chromosome 5, sAmbRad1.1.pri, whole genome shotgun sequence genome includes the window ctggtttctcggctaatagcggCCTAGTGGGCCGAAAtttgtggtttcaggcaggccaaacaactcatttcatttcatttccaattgcattgcagtttcaagcacagggcacagCGAAtatctcattgcattttcatttcacttccattgccaatgcagtttcaagcacagggcaggccaagccaaacagctgattgcattttcacttcatttccattcctAGATGGAGGGCGCATGGGGCCGCGCTACCAGCACCGGCCGATCAATGTCAATATGCGCCGGTTTCAGCCGCGCAACCAAAGCACTCacgccgaccccccatgtccaggacgaaagtgGACGAGCCATGTTCCAGGACCCAGAAGGGACCCTCGTACGGCCACTGGAGGGGTGTTCGATGAACATCCCTGTGTAGGAAGATgaactggcagtcctccagagcagagggaacatGCGGACAGAAGGACCTATGACGAGACGTGGACACCGGCACCATCGTCTGCTGGAGACGTTGCAGGGggtccgaaggctgctccacccGGCTTCGCGCCGGACGGGAGGAACTCCCCAGGCACCGTCAACAGGGACCCATACTCAAACTCagcggaggaggaggccaagtcctccttgggtgcggAGCGGATCCGCAGCAAAATCCACGGCAGAGCGTCCACCCAGTCCGGATCATTGAGCCGTGCCTTCAGGGCATCCTTGAGTTGacggtgaaaccgctccaccagtgagctgaggcccccggtcggatGTTATGTCCAGCGGCATCCCGAACCGGGCAATCCAGTGCGCTGCCAAGGCCCGAGCACAAGTAACCGTTGAGGAATCGGCCAGcgaatggcttcaggccaccgcgcGACCAATGTTCAAACTCCTTGCGCAGCCCAtgccacatgaagcgggaggctacAAGGGCCGTTATCGTCCAATTGGAGGGATGAGCAAGTCTGTGGAGCACCTCATACACCCTGTGCCGCCAGGCGACAGGGACGATGGGTCGCGGAGGTCCAGTAAAACGTATGTCGCAATAAGGCGTCGGCCACCCTGTTGTACTTGCCCTCGATCAAATGGATGGAGGTGGTGTACTcgccaactgcctctgctgccgcGCAGACCACGGGTCTGAAACCTTGGCAAACACGAAGGTTAGTGGCTTGTGATCTGTGAAGGCAGTAAAAGCCCTCCCCTCCAGACAGTAGCAAAAATGGCGTATGGCGAGGTATAGAGCAAGGAACGCATGGTCTAAAGCGCTGTAATGGCGCTGAGCACCACTGAggtgcctgctgaagaaggcgaGTGGCCGCCAACATCCGTCAATGAGCTGCTCCAATACTGCCCCAACCGCCACCTCAGAACGTCCACCGTCAGAGCGGTCGGGGCGTCCTCTCATGGATGGACGAGCATCGTGGCTCCAGCCAGGGCATCCTTAGCACTCTCGAACGCCGCTACTGCTTCATTAGACTACTCAACCTCCatgcgatgaccagcgatcagGTGGAAAAGCAGGCGCATGATTGCAGGCGCCGCTGGCAAGAAACGGTGATAAAACacaactcttgaaagcatccacagaaccggcctccaccgccctctgaggcagagaattacacagactcacaactctctgtgagaaaaagtgtttcctcgtctccattctaaatggctcactccttattcttaattgaCCCTGTGTAGATCAGTTGTGCAAAATAAGCATTATCATTCATTGCAATCTTGTTTTACTTAACAGGTTATCTATGTATACAGAAATCCCAAGGATGTTGCAGTTTCTTATTATCATTTTCACAAGTTTGCTAATTATCTAGAAACCCCAGAAAACTTTGGTGCCTTTCTTCAGGCATTTCTCGAAGGCCAAGGTACGAAACCACAaaattactaatgttttaataaaTGTCATTGCTTAGAACATAGACTGGAACTTGATATTAAACCAGGTAGCAATGAAATTAGTATATCCTATTCACATTTTGAGTAGAAGAAACGTGTGAGTTTATATAATGACaaatgttgaaatatttttgaatcTTAGTACATATTTATGAACGCTTCTAGATTTACAGAGCCTTTCTTTAAATGCTAAATTCATTATGTAagtataatttatttatttataagaaATTAATTTTATTATGTCAATTTCATGCGTCTTACATTTAACAGGTTAATATAATAGCTGTAGCACTGCAGGGACTAAAACCTGATCAACAGGATTTACTtaattaggacaggtttggagggatgtgggccaaacacatgcaggtgggacgtgtagataggacatgttggtcggtgtgggcaagttgggccgaagggcctgtttccacactgcattacgctatgactctataattACAGTTTTGCTGTATTTCTTCAGCAAGGCAATCCCAGCAAATCAAAGTTAATACTAATATTAGCAATTGCTTTAAAATTACAAATGATATGTTATGTGCTTGATCATTTTATCTGGTTCAACAATATTATCTATTTTATTATAGTGGATTACGACAGCTGGTTTGACCATGTCAAAAACTGGTACAATCACAGAGAAGAATTTAACATTATATTCCAGTCTTATGAAGAAATGATCAAGGTAACGACTATTTAAAATTGTGTATTTAAATTGCTATTTTATTAGTACACAAGGTACTCAAACTGACGCTGTATCTTTCCTTCAAAACTGCTAAGCATCCCACGCACTTTTAGAATAAAAGCTTTTATTCTAATTACTCATTACATTTAAAAACAATCTTATTTCCTTCTCTGGATCCCATGTGCACTAACTACACATTCTTACCTTGCACCCAGAAGAAGAAATGACAATTTTCTGTATTGCACGTTACAAGATAAGTAATATATTCTCCTGTTGTTAATTCCTGGCCATAATTCATAAGAAATGTTCAACAGCTTTGATATTAAAATGCACCGCAAGAAAGATTAATAGCGACCAATGTAATAGCTATACTTTCAAAGATTTAAGGTAATTAATTCTCTATTAAATTCTCTCTCGTACACAATGGAATATTAACTATTACTGCCCTTGTACTCTAGGACCTGAAAATGGCAGTACTGAAATTCTGCAAATTTCTTGGAAAACCTATGGATGACAAAAGTGTTGACGCAATCGTAGAACACTCCACCTTTAAGAACATGAAATTAAATCCAAAAACAAATTATGAAACTGCAGGATTTCCTCTCTTCAACTCATCACTTCCAGGTTTCATGAGGCGAGGTACTTAAAAGTTGTAACTGAATGACTACAGTAAATCAACAAATAAATTAATCATATTGGCAGTAAGACTTTTGACTTTTACCAATGCTAATCCTACAGAATAAATCCCACAAGTCCCACCTGACCCATAATTAATTCAAAATCTACATTACACATTACCATGGGTAAGAAATTACTATCTCTTTCCTCAGATGAAAGATCAATGACCTGAAACGTTGAGTTTTCTTTGTTTACCACAGAAGCAACCTGATACGGGTatcagttacggggagaaggcaggagaatggggttaggagggagagatagatcagccatgattaaatggcggaatagatttgatgggccgaatggcctaaatctgctcctcacATGATAAGCTGATTatgtccagcattttctatttttttatttCTGATTATTAACATCTATAATTGTTTCCTTTTCAATCTCTCTTTTTTTTACTCAGGGATAATAGGAGACTGGAAAAACAATTTCACTGTGGCCCAAAATGATATGTTCAATAACATATTCCAGGAGAAAATGAATGCCATTCCTCTAAAGTTCATCTGGGAAAATGTTGCATAATGGTTTATTTTAACAACACTGAACGCTGGATGTTGGTCAAAAATGTTTCCAGGCAACTAAAAAAATTGCATAGTAACTCTGCAATCATTTTAATTGTTAAGTCGTATTCCTATTTCATTGTTTGTCCTTAATTTACCCAGAGAAATGTTATCAGTACATATGTAATCCTTTCCTGCTAGTGACTAGTTTTATAATGCGACACTTTATTTCATTTACCTACCAAACCTTTAAAAGTGGTGTTGATTTAGTCAAAAACTTTATAATAAATGCATAATCTGTATATTTCTGCCTTGATTAATTTGAGCAATGATTGATGTTGAAGAAACGTAAATAGAAGGAcgcttaaaaaaaaattcagataTTTTATAATAGCCATGTTTTGgttatgtattttaaacattttttacaaCTCCAGTTCCATAACATATTTTACAACTCCAGTTCCTTGACGCAATAGCACAGCAACATAAGTAGACTATTCAAGCTCATATTACAATTGATATTTCCcacaaatattgccaatgaaattAAATTCCTGACTTTAATATCATAGTCTCGGCTCTCAATAAGCACACAAAGCTCATTTGTATCCTGATACAGAGGTGTATGTGCATTTCATGTAATTCGAGAAAATGTGCAAACAAATGCAAGATAGCTTCAGCAATGACAGATAGAGTTAGAATAAACAGGCCATTTTTAGTCTGTAACAATTTAAGTAGAAGGGTGCTTCAGGAATCTGTTCTTGCCCCACAACTACTTATTTATACCAATGACCTGTGGCGGGGGAGGCTCACAGGGGACGCCCAgtgtcaaatccaggtctctggactaatgaatgggtgatcgctggtcggcctggactcagtaTTTCCATGCTAAATCTCCAAATTAAACAAAGCTATCATGGTTTAAAAACACCATTTATTCAATCCGCCTAGTGGTTATTCCATGACACACCAAACTCTGCCTACAATAGATTTGgtacgctataaccaaaatcctttAAGATGACGTTTGTTAACACAAGGGTTTACTTACTGTATTGTTGCAACCGGACACCTTACAGGCGAAGCCATCAAGTCAAGTATCAAgtattcagtctgaacgaaatttcgtgccttgcagtcataacatagaataaaataacaaaacacacaataaacacagatttaacatccaccacagtgagtccgccaggcacctcctcactgtgatggaaggcaaaagtcttaaagtccttgtctcttccctccttgttctccctctgcgttgaggcgatccaggcctccgatgttgtaatcccgccgggtgatggtaagcaagtcccgcggctgaatccgagctccgcgaacgggccggttcaaacaccgcggcccggggcggtcgaagctgccgccctccagtccagcggacaaagctgttgttgcgggagctccggaaaaacaggccaccaacctgtgacctgcgagttcccgacgatgtcgtccactggccgagcctccgaagtcaggtcgccgccgccgcaacgccgcaacacccccgaagtcggccagcctcgcgttggtaagtcctggctggctctacctccggagcctcgaggtcggtcccagttggaggctgccagctctgccattaggcctcagcacagacggagacggagacgggggatatgacaagaaaaggtcgcaaccccccaaaggaagagaccaaaaacatgtttctcccacccccccccccaacacatacacaacctaaataaactaaaattaactgaaacaggacaaaagaaaaccaaaaaaaaagaaaaaacggaCTTCCGAAGCCACAGCTGCAGTA containing:
- the LOC116973242 gene encoding amine sulfotransferase-like isoform X2, with protein sequence MADSESDFQTVRLFNYKGCKMSGIHTIERLDQMENYEVRDSDVFVVTYPKSGTIWMQTILMYIFMDDDLQTGETKASFFKAPWLELSIKEINTDDRPPPRLFVTHLPYQLIPKALKNKKAKVIYVYRNPKDVAVSYYHFHKFANYLETPENFGAFLQAFLEGQVDYDSWFDHVKNWYNHREEFNIIFQSYEEMIKDLKMAVLKFCKFLGKPMDDKSVDAIVEHSTFKNMKLNPKTNYETAGFPLFNSSLPGFMRRGIIGDWKNNFTVAQNDMFNNIFQEKMNAIPLKFIWENVA